AATATGCAGCCTCAATTCGTTTTGGCTCTAGTCCCTGTTTGCTCCCTTCTCACGCTTTTATCTGGTCTCGATGAAATCTCCATTGAAAAGGAGTTCCCCTTTGGTATCCAAACCGGCAACTGGTTTGGTTGTCCTGGACACTACTCTGACCGAAATCAGGTCAAGATTATTCGGTAAGGGACTGGCCTTCCAGTTTGCCCCAGGGCAATGCCCTGACTTCGAATGCTGGCGAATTAAGGCAGACTTCCAGGGAAGAACACTGCCATCATCCTGGGAACTGAACTCTGGGTCCCAGTTTTTTCAATAGTTTGCTCCAACTCTCAACCTCTTATATTTCTACTGACTAAGGAGAATTCTTCTATGGCAAATGTAAACGAATGTTTAAATGAAGCCTTACAAATTGATGGTTCGCTCGCCGTTGCGTTAGGCGATTGGAAAAGCGGCATGTGCTTAGGCGCCAATGGTGCCAATACGGCAGCCTACCCGGCTTCAAAACTTGAATTAGCAATTGCGGGGAATACCGAAGTGATTCGGGCAAAGAAAACAGCCGCCCAATCGCTTGGTCTTAATGACCATATTGAGGACATTTTGATTACCCTCAAGACTCAATATCATTTGATTCGAATGGTCGAAGCTCATCCATCGCTGTTCTTTTACCTGGTTTTAGACCGCAACAAATCAAATCTGGCCATGGCCCGGCTGAAGCTGGCACAAATCGAGCAGAAAATTTCCATCTAAAGCTGAAAAAACCAGGGCTGAGAAAACCAGCTCTCAGCCCTGGTTTTTCAGCCCCAAATCCTCACACCCCAAACTTGTGCAACAAGCCTGAGATTTCATACCGGGCCATAGCGAGGTTGCCGCGCTGTTTATCAATGATGACCAGAATGAATACCTCTGGATGGGTTGGTAAGATCCGAATAAGTTGAAAATCGTCTCCTGAAGTAAACAACATATCCTCAACAATGCCATCGGTTTCCAGTATTCTGATTGACTGCACCCCAACCTTCACAATTTTGCTATATTCCCCACACATTTCCTCCTGATCGAACAATTGGCTAATAGTGCGAATCCCCAGAGTGGTTCCCTTTTTCCAGTTTGCCAGTCCCAGTCCCCTTAGACCGTCAATCCTTCTGAGTCCATCGAGCAGATCATTGATCCAGGGATAGGATTGTGCGTCAGTGTTCTGATTGCCCTCCATTGCTGGCTGAGGGGGTGTTTCCGGTGCGGGTGGCTCGTCATTTGAAAGATCCCGCAATAATTGGGTGAGCGTGCGGGTAATGACCCGGTCTTTTTTCTTACACACATTTTCTAAGGTGATTTCTTCCGGGTGCCAGTTCAAAATCTCAAACAGGGCCTGCTCGCCCCGGCGGAGTTCATGTTCGGCATTGACCAGTTCACCGGCTTTGAAATAAATCGTCCCAACTCGTTGTTCTGAAATCACCCGCAGGGTGCAGGTTTTGCTCTCAGTTTCAAGAATTTTCAGAAACGTCGCCAGGGTAATTCCTTTGAGATTGCCTCGCACTCGCCGGTTGAGTCCTTCCTGCCTGAGAAAACATTCTTTAATCGTATCGGCCAGCACCTGAGTATCAATTGGTTTTT
This portion of the Acidobacteriota bacterium genome encodes:
- a CDS encoding response regulator — its product is MKTVLIVDDERLFLSSLADVLPSYFEDLKVLTAEDGSEAIITLHTEDVDLVVTDLKMPLMDGFQLLVYMLNKQINIPVVVMTAFGTPDIEQQVSAFGAVGWIEKPIDTQVLADTIKECFLRQEGLNRRVRGNLKGITLATFLKILETESKTCTLRVISEQRVGTIYFKAGELVNAEHELRRGEQALFEILNWHPEEITLENVCKKKDRVITRTLTQLLRDLSNDEPPAPETPPQPAMEGNQNTDAQSYPWINDLLDGLRRIDGLRGLGLANWKKGTTLGIRTISQLFDQEEMCGEYSKIVKVGVQSIRILETDGIVEDMLFTSGDDFQLIRILPTHPEVFILVIIDKQRGNLAMARYEISGLLHKFGV